In one window of Paracoccus saliphilus DNA:
- a CDS encoding YdcH family protein produces the protein MNMHHEPTSHEMSHDEIIRAELAVLRVTHRELDQEITTLSEQKLTSTLTLQRLKKQKLALKDQIARLEDEVTPDIIA, from the coding sequence ATGAATATGCACCATGAACCAACCAGCCACGAGATGTCGCATGACGAGATCATTCGCGCCGAATTAGCGGTGCTGCGCGTCACCCATCGCGAGTTGGATCAGGAAATCACGACACTTTCCGAACAGAAACTGACCTCGACGCTGACCCTGCAAAGGCTGAAAAAGCAGAAGCTTGCGCTGAAAGACCAGATCGCCCGGCTCGAGGATGAGGTCACCCCCGATATCATCGCCTGA
- a CDS encoding Hsp20 family protein, which translates to MSKISLGAHPYLLGFDQLERMAERAAKGSEGYPPYNIEHNASDGFRITLAVAGFAEEDLSVTTEDRQLVIRGRMAETGEDRVFLHRGIAARAFQRSFVLADGVEVVSAQMENGLLHIDLRRVQPEQVVQTIPISRK; encoded by the coding sequence ATGAGCAAGATTTCGTTAGGGGCACATCCCTATCTGTTGGGGTTCGATCAGCTTGAGCGCATGGCCGAACGGGCCGCGAAAGGCTCTGAGGGTTATCCGCCCTACAATATCGAGCATAACGCCTCCGACGGGTTTCGCATCACGCTGGCCGTTGCAGGCTTTGCCGAAGAGGATCTGAGCGTCACGACCGAAGATCGCCAGCTCGTGATCCGCGGGCGCATGGCAGAGACGGGCGAAGATCGGGTCTTCCTGCATCGCGGGATCGCCGCGCGGGCCTTTCAGCGTAGTTTCGTTCTGGCCGACGGGGTCGAGGTCGTCTCGGCCCAGATGGAGAACGGGCTTTTGCATATCGATCTGCGACGGGTTCAACCCGAACAGGTCGTCCAGACCATTCCGATCAGCCGTAAGTAA
- a CDS encoding DUF1150 family protein, translating to MDTKFDFGDNPVENIVYIRQVATSTLPQEVQDQLPDVDSLYAVHDAEGERLALVRDRQMAFSLARQNELTPVSVH from the coding sequence ATGGATACCAAATTCGATTTCGGCGACAATCCGGTCGAAAATATCGTTTATATCCGGCAAGTCGCGACCAGCACCTTGCCGCAGGAAGTGCAGGACCAGCTTCCCGATGTCGACAGCCTCTATGCTGTCCACGACGCCGAGGGCGAGCGTCTGGCACTGGTGCGCGATCGCCAGATGGCCTTTTCTCTGGCCCGTCAGAACGAGCTGACGCCGGTCAGCGTTCACTGA
- a CDS encoding LysR substrate-binding domain-containing protein, protein MNPLNRIPLTGLRAIEAVARLGSLSAAAEELGVTPGALSQRISRTEAQLGRPVFERTGSGLRLNALGRDMATRLSRGMAELSAAAMLADPAQDDLLNVSVAPLFASRWLIWRLPGFTAAHPAIRVRLEPVSRMVTPGIGGVDVGLRVGRGDWPGLKTEKLLDQRVMPVCTPALAERIRQPADLLNLPILRENDQLAGWREWLAPHGLDPESIPDGPVFADGGLCLDAAISGQGVFMAWETLASDALSRGQIITPLPGRSGTGDSYWFVTASEARRKPAIARFRDWLRTELAKTARDWPA, encoded by the coding sequence ATGAACCCACTGAATCGCATCCCGCTGACCGGCCTGCGCGCCATAGAGGCGGTTGCCCGTCTTGGAAGCCTCTCGGCCGCCGCCGAGGAACTTGGCGTGACCCCCGGCGCATTAAGTCAGCGGATCAGCCGGACAGAGGCCCAGCTTGGCCGTCCGGTCTTTGAACGCACCGGCAGCGGACTCCGGCTGAACGCTCTTGGCCGGGACATGGCCACCCGCCTGTCGCGCGGCATGGCCGAGCTATCCGCCGCTGCCATGCTGGCGGACCCGGCACAGGACGATCTGCTGAATGTGTCGGTCGCGCCGCTTTTCGCCAGCCGCTGGCTGATCTGGCGCCTGCCGGGCTTTACCGCCGCCCATCCCGCCATCCGCGTCCGGCTGGAACCCGTCAGCCGCATGGTTACCCCCGGCATCGGCGGGGTGGATGTCGGGCTGCGTGTCGGGCGTGGCGACTGGCCCGGATTGAAGACCGAGAAGCTGCTGGATCAACGAGTCATGCCGGTCTGCACTCCGGCACTGGCGGAACGCATTCGCCAACCGGCCGATCTGCTGAACTTGCCGATCCTGCGCGAGAACGATCAACTCGCCGGTTGGCGGGAATGGCTGGCACCGCATGGCCTCGACCCCGAGTCGATCCCGGATGGCCCGGTTTTCGCCGATGGCGGGCTATGCCTCGACGCCGCGATTTCCGGCCAAGGCGTGTTCATGGCCTGGGAAACATTGGCCTCGGACGCGTTGTCGCGAGGGCAGATCATTACCCCCTTGCCCGGACGCTCGGGCACCGGGGACAGCTATTGGTTCGTGACCGCTTCGGAAGCTCGCCGAAAGCCCGCCATCGCCCGCTTCCGCGACTGGCTACGCACGGAGCTGGCCAAGACGGCGCGCGACTGGCCAGCCTGA
- the trxB gene encoding thioredoxin-disulfide reductase, which translates to MTDSTHTKLLIVGSGPAGYTAAVYGARAMLEPMLIQGLQPGGQLTITTEVENWPGETEIQGPELMVKMEEHARAMGADVVTDMVTRLDLGQRPFVAECDSGRRVTADAVILATGAQARWLGLPSEEKFKGFGVSACATCDGFFYRNREVLVIGGGNTAVEEALFLTKFASNVTLVHRRDSLRAEKILQNRLFKNPKVEIIWDHELIEVKGADDPLGVTGAVLRSTKDGGTRELPADGVFVAIGHAPASELVKDQLELHHGAYVKVEPGSTRTSVPGVFAAGDLTDHFYRQAVTSAGMGCMAALDAEHWLSAQEEAEDGFAKAEPEKTPAE; encoded by the coding sequence ATGACCGACAGCACCCATACCAAACTCCTGATCGTCGGCTCGGGTCCGGCGGGTTATACCGCCGCCGTTTACGGTGCGCGGGCGATGCTTGAGCCGATGCTGATCCAGGGATTGCAGCCGGGCGGGCAGCTGACCATTACCACCGAAGTCGAGAACTGGCCGGGCGAGACCGAGATCCAGGGCCCCGAGCTTATGGTGAAGATGGAAGAGCATGCCCGCGCCATGGGCGCAGATGTCGTTACCGACATGGTGACGCGGCTGGATCTGGGGCAACGGCCATTCGTCGCGGAATGCGACAGTGGGCGGCGGGTCACGGCGGATGCGGTGATTCTGGCGACAGGCGCGCAGGCGCGCTGGCTTGGCCTACCTTCGGAAGAAAAGTTCAAGGGCTTCGGCGTCAGCGCCTGCGCTACCTGCGACGGGTTCTTCTATCGCAACCGCGAGGTGCTGGTGATTGGCGGTGGCAATACCGCGGTCGAAGAGGCGCTGTTCCTGACCAAATTCGCTTCCAATGTGACGCTGGTGCATCGCCGCGACAGCCTGCGGGCCGAGAAAATCCTGCAAAACCGCCTGTTCAAGAACCCCAAGGTCGAGATCATCTGGGATCACGAGTTGATCGAGGTGAAAGGTGCCGACGATCCCCTGGGCGTGACCGGCGCGGTGCTGCGCTCGACCAAGGATGGCGGGACGCGAGAACTGCCCGCCGACGGTGTTTTCGTGGCGATCGGCCATGCCCCGGCCAGCGAATTGGTCAAGGACCAGCTTGAACTGCATCACGGCGCCTATGTGAAGGTCGAACCGGGCAGCACGCGAACCTCGGTTCCCGGTGTTTTCGCGGCGGGTGATCTGACCGACCATTTCTATCGCCAGGCGGTCACCAGCGCTGGAATGGGCTGCATGGCGGCGCTGGATGCCGAGCATTGGCTGTCTGCGCAGGAAGAGGCCGAGGACGGCTTCGCCAAGGCCGAGCCGGAAAAGACCCCGGCGGAGTAA
- a CDS encoding Lrp/AsnC family transcriptional regulator — translation MTGTKLDEIDRKILAELQADGRMTNVELARRVGISAPPCLRRVRSLEEMGFIRGYHADIDARELGFEVQVFAMVRLASQSERDLSAFEAVVQDWPLVRECHMLNGEIDFILKCVSPDLSSFQRFLTDQLTAAPNVASVKTSLVIRGAKDEPSVPFEIVEERVRQAG, via the coding sequence ATGACCGGCACGAAACTGGACGAGATCGACCGTAAAATCCTGGCCGAGCTGCAGGCGGATGGCCGGATGACGAATGTCGAACTTGCGCGTCGCGTCGGCATTTCCGCCCCTCCCTGCCTGCGCCGCGTCCGCTCGCTCGAAGAAATGGGCTTCATCCGCGGCTATCACGCCGATATCGACGCCCGGGAACTGGGCTTCGAGGTTCAGGTCTTTGCGATGGTGCGTCTCGCCTCGCAATCCGAACGCGACCTGTCGGCCTTCGAGGCGGTCGTGCAAGACTGGCCCCTCGTCCGCGAATGCCACATGCTGAATGGCGAGATCGACTTCATCCTGAAATGCGTCTCTCCGGATCTGTCCAGCTTCCAACGCTTCCTGACCGACCAGTTGACCGCCGCGCCCAACGTGGCCAGCGTCAAGACGTCGCTGGTGATCCGCGGCGCCAAGGACGAACCTTCTGTGCCTTTCGAGATCGTCGAGGAACGGGTGCGCCAGGCTGGTTGA
- the ftsY gene encoding signal recognition particle-docking protein FtsY: MSFFSKLRERLTRSSSKIGEGLDDIVGEGVHEEPAAKAESVARPKSEAEAVSESEPEAFEPAPSTQQPAGGLVGRLFGRGQARADEPRRALDDEMLEDLEDMLVQADLGVDTALRVSANIAEGRMGRRVSATELKELLAAEITRIMTPVARPLPLYPKKPQVVLVVGVNGAGKTTTIGKLASQFRAAGKSVVIAAGDTFRAAAVEQLQIWGQRAGVPVMVAAQGSDPASLAYDAMTRAEADGADLLMIDTAGRLQNRQDLMEELAKIVRVIRKKDPEAPHNTLLVLDATTGQNALNQVETFQKLADVSGLVMTKLDGTARGGVLVALADRFGLPIHAIGVGEQIDDLDAFEPEEFARALVGL, encoded by the coding sequence ATGTCGTTTTTCTCGAAATTGCGCGAGCGGCTGACCCGCTCTTCCTCGAAGATCGGTGAGGGGCTGGACGATATCGTCGGCGAGGGTGTCCACGAGGAGCCGGCGGCGAAAGCCGAGTCGGTGGCTCGGCCGAAGTCTGAAGCGGAAGCCGTGTCGGAGTCGGAGCCTGAGGCGTTTGAGCCGGCACCATCCACGCAACAACCCGCCGGGGGGCTGGTGGGCCGCCTGTTCGGGCGCGGGCAGGCGCGGGCGGATGAGCCGCGGCGGGCGCTTGACGACGAGATGCTGGAAGACCTGGAGGATATGCTGGTCCAGGCCGATCTTGGCGTCGATACCGCATTGCGGGTCAGCGCCAATATTGCCGAGGGGCGAATGGGGCGGCGCGTGTCGGCCACCGAGTTGAAGGAATTACTGGCGGCGGAGATCACCCGGATCATGACCCCGGTTGCGCGGCCCTTGCCGCTTTACCCCAAGAAGCCGCAGGTGGTGCTGGTCGTCGGAGTGAACGGCGCGGGCAAGACGACCACCATCGGCAAGCTGGCCAGCCAGTTCCGCGCGGCGGGAAAATCGGTCGTGATCGCCGCCGGGGACACATTCCGGGCGGCGGCGGTCGAGCAATTGCAGATATGGGGGCAGCGTGCCGGGGTGCCGGTGATGGTGGCGGCGCAGGGATCAGATCCGGCCAGTCTTGCCTATGACGCGATGACCCGGGCCGAGGCGGATGGCGCCGATCTGCTGATGATCGACACGGCGGGGCGTTTGCAGAACCGCCAGGACCTGATGGAGGAACTGGCCAAGATTGTCCGGGTGATCCGCAAGAAGGACCCGGAGGCGCCGCATAATACCTTGCTGGTCCTGGATGCGACCACCGGGCAGAATGCGCTCAACCAAGTGGAAACCTTCCAGAAGCTGGCCGATGTGTCAGGGCTGGTGATGACCAAACTGGACGGAACCGCGCGCGGCGGCGTACTGGTGGCGCTGGCGGACCGTTTCGGTCTGCCGATCCACGCGATCGGGGTGGGAGAGCAGATCGACGATCTGGACGCTTTCGAGCCGGAGGAATTCGCCCGTGCGCTGGTGGGGCTGTAA
- the pgi gene encoding glucose-6-phosphate isomerase, producing the protein MSDIWTRLKTHRDAQGEGRISDLFDADPARATAFCTEVDDGAEGLVFDWSKTMIDTGARDLLIELAREAQVEARREAMFSGEKINETEGRAVLHTALRNLDGAVRVDGQDVMPAVRETHERMKAFARDIRSGAYRGQGGNITDVVNIGIGGSDLGPYMAALALAPYHDGPRTHFVSNVDGADIADTLKGLDPATTLVIVASKTFTTIETMTNARTARDWMAATVAEPAAQFAALSSALDKTANFGIDASRVFGFEDWVGGRYSVWGPIGLSVMLAVGPGRFDEFLAGGAAMDAHFRAAPLERNLPVLLALTGIWHHQICGYPTRAVLPYDNRLLRLPAYLQQLEMESNGKRVAMDGSDLTLPSGPVVWGEPGTNGQHAFYQLIHQGTMPVPCEFILAARGHEEELAHHHVLLAANCLAQSEALMRGRTLKEARALMAAKGLEGAELDRQARHRVFPGNRPSTTLLIGQLTPFALGQIVALYEHRVFVEGVILGINSFDQWGVELGKELALKVEPLLKGEGAPGHDPSTENLASRFRQMRG; encoded by the coding sequence ATGAGCGATATCTGGACCCGGCTGAAAACCCATCGCGATGCACAGGGCGAGGGGCGTATCTCTGATCTTTTCGATGCCGATCCTGCCCGCGCGACGGCGTTCTGCACCGAGGTGGATGATGGGGCCGAAGGGCTCGTCTTCGACTGGTCCAAGACCATGATCGATACGGGCGCACGCGATCTGCTGATCGAGTTGGCGCGCGAAGCACAGGTCGAGGCGCGGCGCGAGGCGATGTTCTCGGGCGAGAAGATCAACGAGACCGAGGGCAGGGCGGTGCTGCATACGGCGTTGCGCAACCTGGATGGCGCTGTCCGCGTGGACGGGCAGGACGTGATGCCCGCCGTGCGCGAAACGCATGAGCGCATGAAGGCTTTTGCACGCGATATCCGCTCGGGCGCGTATCGGGGGCAGGGCGGCAACATCACGGATGTCGTGAATATCGGCATCGGTGGCTCGGATCTTGGGCCCTATATGGCGGCGCTGGCACTGGCACCTTATCATGACGGGCCACGCACGCATTTCGTCAGCAATGTCGATGGCGCCGATATCGCCGATACGCTGAAAGGGCTCGATCCGGCGACAACGCTTGTGATCGTGGCCTCAAAGACCTTTACCACCATCGAGACGATGACCAATGCCCGGACCGCCCGCGACTGGATGGCGGCGACTGTGGCCGAGCCCGCTGCTCAATTCGCGGCGCTGTCCTCGGCGCTCGACAAGACGGCGAATTTCGGGATCGATGCCAGCCGGGTCTTCGGTTTCGAGGATTGGGTTGGCGGACGTTACTCGGTCTGGGGGCCGATCGGACTGTCGGTCATGCTTGCCGTGGGGCCCGGGCGTTTCGACGAATTCCTGGCGGGTGGCGCCGCGATGGACGCGCATTTCCGCGCTGCTCCGCTGGAACGGAACCTGCCGGTGTTGCTGGCGCTGACCGGCATCTGGCATCACCAGATCTGCGGCTATCCGACCCGCGCCGTGCTGCCCTATGACAACCGGCTGCTGCGCCTGCCCGCTTACCTGCAGCAGCTCGAGATGGAATCCAACGGCAAGCGCGTGGCGATGGATGGCAGCGACCTGACCTTGCCCTCGGGGCCGGTGGTCTGGGGAGAGCCGGGCACCAATGGTCAACATGCGTTCTATCAACTGATCCATCAGGGCACGATGCCGGTGCCGTGCGAATTCATCCTCGCCGCACGCGGCCATGAGGAGGAACTGGCCCATCACCATGTCCTACTGGCGGCGAACTGCCTTGCGCAATCCGAGGCGCTGATGCGTGGCCGTACATTGAAGGAGGCACGGGCGTTGATGGCCGCCAAGGGGCTGGAAGGCGCCGAACTGGACCGGCAGGCGCGGCATCGCGTTTTCCCCGGCAACCGGCCTTCGACGACCCTGTTGATCGGGCAGCTGACGCCATTTGCCCTAGGACAGATCGTTGCGCTCTACGAGCATCGGGTTTTCGTCGAAGGGGTCATTCTTGGCATCAACAGCTTCGACCAATGGGGTGTGGAACTGGGCAAGGAGCTTGCGCTGAAGGTCGAGCCCTTGCTGAAGGGCGAGGGGGCGCCCGGCCATGATCCCTCGACCGAGAATTTGGCGAGCCGGTTCCGGCAGATGCGCGGATAG
- the pgl gene encoding 6-phosphogluconolactonase: MDFKEYPDREMLALTLADRIASQLGQHLRSADTASLCVPGGTSPVQVFDTLSAADLDWDQVTVFLGDERWVDGDHKRSNSRLLRRHLLKERAVAANYIDLYTGDPQPEDATDKLAEALAPHLPVTVALLGMGNDMHTASLFPGADRLAEALANDAPPLMAIRADGAEEPRITLTRPILSQAIHVHLLIMGPEKREALERAQKLDPIEAPIRAFLDAATVHWAE, translated from the coding sequence ATTGATTTCAAGGAATATCCCGATCGCGAGATGCTGGCCCTGACGCTGGCCGACCGGATCGCCTCGCAGCTTGGGCAGCATCTGCGCTCTGCCGACACGGCGAGCCTTTGCGTTCCGGGCGGCACCTCTCCGGTGCAGGTTTTCGATACTCTGAGCGCGGCCGATCTGGATTGGGATCAGGTGACCGTTTTTCTGGGCGATGAGCGGTGGGTCGATGGCGATCACAAGCGCTCGAACAGCCGGTTGCTGCGCCGTCACCTGCTGAAAGAGCGGGCGGTGGCGGCCAATTATATCGATCTCTATACCGGCGATCCGCAGCCCGAGGATGCGACGGATAAACTGGCCGAGGCCCTGGCACCGCATCTGCCGGTGACCGTGGCGCTTCTTGGCATGGGCAATGACATGCATACGGCCAGCCTCTTTCCCGGTGCCGACCGGCTGGCCGAGGCGCTGGCGAATGACGCGCCGCCGCTGATGGCGATCCGCGCCGACGGGGCCGAGGAGCCGCGCATCACCCTGACCCGTCCGATCCTTTCGCAGGCGATTCATGTCCATCTGCTGATCATGGGGCCGGAAAAGCGCGAGGCATTGGAACGGGCGCAGAAACTTGACCCCATCGAGGCGCCGATCCGCGCCTTTCTGGACGCCGCGACCGTGCATTGGGCGGAATAA